The following proteins are co-located in the Vigna angularis cultivar LongXiaoDou No.4 chromosome 2, ASM1680809v1, whole genome shotgun sequence genome:
- the LOC108328181 gene encoding dof zinc finger protein DOF2.4 — protein sequence MVYTSIPAYIDPANWQQQHPNHQQQPNNTAVSSHLILPPPIQPPPPPPPSQPHGLGGSATAGSIRPGSMADRARMANIPMQEAQQKCPRCDSSNTKFCYFNNYSLSQPRHFCKACRRYWTRGGALRNVPVGGGCRRNKRSRGSSGSSARSPANSDRQTASAGSASTTSGSSSADMVAGLGGTGVPSSLRFMAPLHHLGDHHLGGGGGGGGGEIGLNYGLNYGSISGPMGGIGDLNFHIGNALNGGGGSVLSGLDQWRMPQTHQFPFLSGLEASSSHGLYSFDGASGSDGYGGTPIKVSTSGVMSQFASVKMEDNHQELGLPRQFLGVNNNPNTNEQYWSGGAGAGGATSAWTDLSAFSSSSTTSNPL from the exons ATGGTTTATACTTCCATCCCAGCATATATTGATCCAGCCAACTGGCAGCAACAG CACCCAAATCATCAGCAGCAACCCAACAACACTGCTGTCAGCTCCCACCTTATTCTTCCACCACCAATACAACCGCCGCCGCCGCCTCCACCATCGCAACCCCATGGACTCGGTGGTAGTGCCACTGCCGGCTCCATCAGGCCCGGTTCCATGGCGGATAGAGCCAGGATGGCCAACATACCCATGCAGGAAGCTCAACAGAAGTGTCCAAGATGTGACTCCAGCAACACAAAGTTTTGCTACTTCAACAACTACAGCCTCTCTCAGCCCCGCCACTTCTGCAAGGCTTGCAGAAGGTACTGGACTCGTGGCGGGGCCTTGAGGAACGTCCCTGTTGGTGGCGGCTGCCGGAGGAACAAGAGGAGCAGAGGAAGCTCCGGCAGCAGCGCCAGGTCGCCTGCAAACTCGGATCGCCAAACGGCGAGTGCCGGCTCCGCTTCCACAACCAGTGGCTCCTCTTCTGCTGACATGGTGGCAGGCCTTGGCGGCACCGGAGTGCCGTCGTCTCTTAGATTCATGGCTCCATTGCATCATCTTGGCGATCACCACCtcggtggtggtggtggtggtggtggaggagagATAGGATTAAACTATGGTTTGAACTATGGGTCGATTTCAGGTCCAATGGGAGGAATAGGGGACTTGAATTTCCATATTGGAAACGCTTTGAATGGTGGTGGTGGTTCTGTGTTGTCTGGTTTGGACCAATGGAGGATGCCACAAACTCACCAATTTCCCTTCTTGTCTGGTTTGGAAGCTTCTTCATCGCATGGGTTGTACTCATTTGATGGTGCTAGTGGTAGTGATGGCTATGGTGGCACTCCCATTAAGGTTTCGACTTCTGGGGTGATGTCTCAGTTTGCTTCTGTCAAAATGGAAGATAATCATCAGGAACTTGGTTTGCCTAGACAGTTCTTGGGAGTCAACAATAACCCTAATACAAATGAACAATATTGGAGTGGTGGTGCTGGTGCTGGTGGTGCTACTTCTGCTTGGACTGATCTTTCTGCTTTCAGCTCTTCTTCCACTACTAGTAATCCCCTATAG